Proteins encoded within one genomic window of Setaria italica strain Yugu1 chromosome IV, Setaria_italica_v2.0, whole genome shotgun sequence:
- the LOC101761357 gene encoding alpha-mannosidase 2: protein MPFFSGGGGGRSGALLPTTSKPKAHHHLRSKSSLSAPASSRRRGGPHSASSPYSRRALWLAAAAFAALFVLAFLRLGFPSSRPAAARPPPARPRARLTRRPAFRHRESAAAEAAAAAVAARIGREAPVDITTRDLYDRIQFLDVDGGAWKQGWEVKYRGDEWDGEKLKVFVAPHSHNDPGWIRTVEEYYERQSRHILDTIVESLSKDSRRKFIWEEMSYLERWWRDAPRKKQEAFAKLVRDGQLEIVSGGWVMNDEANSHYFAIIEQMMEGNMWLNDTIGVVPKNSWSIDPFGYSSTMAYLLRRMGFHNMLIQRTHYELKKELAVKKNLEYLWRQNWDIEETTDIFVHMMPFYSYDIPHTCGPEPAICCQFDFARMRGFSYESCPWRFDPVETDTDNVQERATKLLDQYRKKSTLYRTNTLLIPLGDDFRYVSVEEAEVQFRNYEKLFDYINSNPHLNAEVKFGTLEDYFSTLRDEAEKINYSRPGELGSAELQGFPTLSGDFFTYADRNQDYWSGYYVSRPFFKAVDRVLEQTLRASEILGSFVLGYCQKFQCAKLPISFSHKLTAARRNLALFQHHDGVTGTAKDHVVVDYGTRMHTSLQDLQLFMSRAVEVLLGDFHDRSDPTLLSHFEPVQERSKYDVQPVHKVLDPHEGNAQSVVFFNPLEQTRDEIVMVVVSTPDISVLNSNGSCLQSQVSPEWEFVSDEKISTGRHRLYWRASVPALGLETYYVVTGQDCEKAVPAVVKTFTASQRFPCPEPYVCSKLEGKTVEMKNSYYTLSFDVSHGLLQTVTRLKDGEQTVIGEEIGMYRSHGSGAYLFKPIGQARSIVEEGGHFILTEGPLVQEAHSLPKTEWHKSPLSHSTRIYDCGDSIQDMLIEKEYHVELVGHVFNDKELIVRYKTDIDNQRIFYSDLNGFQMSRRQTYDKIPLQGNYYPMPSLAFLQDSLGNRFSVHSKQSLGAASLKTGWLEIMLDRRLVQDDGRGLGQGVMDNRPMNVIFHLLRESNVSALPKTHSLLTLQPSLLSHRVGAHLNYPMHAFKSKKPHEKSFKLPQQSFTPLTASLPCDVHIVNLKVPQPLRFPHSEAADPRFAILLQRRGWDASYCKRGGLQCTTVGEEPVNLFYMFKDLSAVSVKATSLNLLHDDPEMLGYLEQIGDVAQEGNVLISPMEIQAYKLDLQPPSPQE, encoded by the exons ATGCCTttcttctccggcggcggcgggggccgctcCGGCGCGCTCCTCCCGACCACCTCCAAGCCGAAggcgcaccaccacctccgctccAAGTCCTCCCTCTccgcgcccgcctcctcccgccgccgcgggggcccccactccgcctcctccccctaCTCCCGCCGCGCCCTCtggctcgccgcggccgccttcgCCGCGCTCTTCGTTctcgccttcctccgcctcggcttcccctcctcccgccccgccgccgcgcggccgccccccgctcgcccccgcgcgcgcctcACCCGCAGGCCGGCCTTCCGCCACCGCGAatcggccgccgccgaggccgcggcggccgccgtggccgcgcggATCGGGCGAGAGGCGCCCGTGGACATCACCACGAGGGACCTCTACGATCGGATCCAGTTCCtcgacgtcgacggcggcgcctgGAAGCAGGGGTGGGAGGTCAAGTACCGCGGCGACGAGTGGGACGGCGAGAAGCTCAAGGTCTTCGTCGCGCCGCACTCGCACAACGACCCCGGCTGGATCCGCACCGTCGAGGAGTACTACGAGCGTCAGTCGCGCCACATCCTCGACACCATCGTCGAGTCCCTCTCCAAG GATTCGCGCAGGAAGTTCATATGGGAGGAGATGTCGTACCTGGAGAGGTGGTGGCGCGACGCACCGCGGAAGAAGCAGGAGGCGTTCGCTAAGCTTGTACGTGATGGGCAACTCGAAATCGTGAGCGGCGGATGGGTCATGAACGATGAG GCAAACTCGCACTACTTCGCCATCATAGAACAG ATGATGGAGGGGAACATGTGGCTCAATGATACTATTGGAGTTGTTCCTAAAAATTCTTGGTCGATCGACCCATTTGGTTATTCATCTACAATGGCCTATTTGCTTAGGAGAATGGGTTTCCATAACATGCTAATCCAGAGAACGCACTATGAGCTGAAAAAGGAGCTTGCAGTGAAAAAGAATCTTGAATATTTGTGGAGGCAGAACTGGGATATTGAAGAAACAACTGACATATTTGTTCATATGATGCCCTTCTATTCCTATGACATTCCACACACATGTGGACCTGAACCAGCTATCTGCTGCCAGTTTGACTTTGCTCGAATGCGTGGTTTCAGCTATGAATCCTGCCCATGGAGATTTGATCCTGTTGAGACAGATACTGACAATGTGCAAGAGAGAGCAACAAAACTTCTAGATCAGTACAGGAAAAAGTCAACCCTGTACAGAACGAATACACTTCTCATTCCTTTGGGTGATGATTTCCGATATGTTAGTGTGGAGGAAGCAGAAGTACAATTCCGCAATTACGAGAAGCTTTTTGATTACATAAACTCTAACCCCCATCTCAATGCTGAAGTCAAATTTGGTACCCTGGAGGATTACTTCTCCACACTGAGAGATGAAGCTGAAAAGATAAACTATTCACGCCCGGGTGAATTGGGTTCTGCTGAGCTGCAAGGTTTTCCAACACTTTCAGGGGATTTCTTCACATATGCTGATCGAAATCAGGATTACTGGAGTGGTTACTATGTGTCGAGGCCATTCTTCAAAGCTGTTGACCGTGTACTAGAACAGACGCTCCGAGCCTCAGAGATTCTGGGTTCATTTGTTCTAGGATACTGTCAGAAGTTTCAGTGTGCTAAACTCCCCATCAGCTTCTCACACAAACTGACAGCAGCAAGGAGGAATTTGGCTCTTTTTCAACATCATGATGGGGTTACTGGCACAGCTAAGGATCATGTTGTGGTGGACTATGGCACTCGAATGCACACTTCACTGCAAGATCTACAGTTATTTATGTCCAGGGCTGTCGAAGTGCTTTTAGGAGATTTCCATGATAGATCTGACCCTACATTGCTATCACATTTTGAACCAGTGCAGGAACGTTCAAAGTATGATGTTCAGCCAGTGCATAAGGTTCTTGACCCTCATGAAGGGAACGCACAGTCAGTTGTCTTTTTTAACCCACTAGAACAAACAAGGGATGAGATTGTTATGGTTGTTGTAAGTACTCCTGACATTTCTGTTCTCAATTCGAATGGTTCCTGTTTGCAAAGTCAAGTTTCCCCAGAGTGGGAGTTTGTCAGCGATGAAAAGATTTCGACAGGCCGGCACCGTCTTTATTGGAGGGCTTCTGTTCCTGCACTAGGTTTGGAGACCTACTATGTGGTTACTGGGCAGGATTGTGAAAAGGCTGTTCCTGCTGTTGTAAAAACATTCACAGCTTCACAGCGATTTCCTTGCCCTGAACCATATGTTTGTTCAAAGCTGGAAGGCAAAACAGTGGAAATGAAGAACTCTTATTACACTCTTTCTTTTGATGTAAGTCATGGCCTTCTTCAGACAGTAACTCGTCTCAAGGATGGGGAACAAACTGTGATAGGTGAAGAAATTGGCATGTACAGAAGCCATGGAAGTGGGGCATACTTGTTCAAACCAATTGGGCAGGCTCGCTCAATTGTAGAGGAAGGAGGACATTTCATCCTTACTGAAGGGCCATTGGTTCAAGAAGCTCATTCTCTTCCAAAGACGGAGTGGCATAAGTCACCTCTCTCACATAGCACACGCATTTACGATTGTGGGGACTCTATACAGGATATGTTGATCGAGAAGGAATACCATGTTGAGCTTGTTGGCCATGTTTTTAATGATAAGGAACTGATTGTCAGGTACAAGACAGATATTGACAACCAAAGGATCTTCTATTCTGATCTAAATGGCTTTCAGATGAGTAGGAGGCAGACATATGATAAGATTCCTCTACAGGGAAATTATTACCCAATGCCATCACTTGCCTTCTTGCAGGATTCACTTGGTAATCGGTTTTCTGTACACTCCAAGCAGTCATTAGGGGCAGCAAGCTTAAAAACTGGATGGCTAGAGATTATGTTGGATCGTAGGCTGGTTCAGGATGATGGCCGTGGTCTGGGGCAGGGAGTAATGGACAACCGGCCAATGAATGTTATATTCCATCTCCTCAGGGAGTCCAATGTCTCAGCTTTGCCTAAAACCCACAGTTTGCTTACTCTTCAGCCATCTCTCCTCTCGCACCGTGTTGGGGCACACCTGAACTACCCAATGCATGCTTTTAAGAGCAAAAAACCTCATGAAAAATCCTTCAAGCTGCCTCAACAGTCATTCACTCCATTAACTGCGTCTTTGCCCTGTGATGTGCATATCGTGAACCTGAAGGTCCCTCAGCCTTTAAGATTTCCTCATTCTGAAGCAGCCGACCCAAGATTTGCTATTCTGTTGCAGAGGAGAGGCTGGGACGCCTCATACTGCAAAAGGGGTGGACTGCAGTGTACAACAGTTGGGGAAGAACCAGTAAATCTGTTCTACATGTTCAAAGATCTGTCGGCTGTGAGTGTGAAAGCAACTTCGCTGAACCTCTTACATGATGACCCTGAAATGCTAGGGTACCTTGAGCAGATCGGTGATGTTGCTCAGGAGGGAAACGTTCTTATCTCACCGATGGAGATTCAGGCATACAAATTAGACCTACAGCCACCATCACCGCAGGAGTAG